Proteins from one Chitinophaga oryzae genomic window:
- a CDS encoding amidohydrolase family protein, whose product MTNTLSALLVTAALLSGTAATAQTILLKNATVIDGTGSRSRQHTDILLQADTIAAVGPRLNAPGATVVDLSGKTVMPALISVHTHVGTLRGITTNAVNYTRENILRQLQQYADYGVLHVLAMGTDRPLLFESGLRDSSATGQLPGARLHSAGYGFGVPNAAPPVDYGMDLVNRPATVADVAPAMDKVAQVHPDVIKLWVDDFGGRFKKMEPAVYQAVISEAHKHGIRAASHLYYAADALQLANAGVDIFAHSIRDKDIDEQLLQTMKSKGIVYVPTLSLDEYAYIYARQPKWLHDDFFKRSLEPGVYEMITSPAYQQQLQASPAFAKNKAAFETALRNLRRIYRAGIMVAMGTDSGATPVRAQGFSEHLELELMVQAGLTPLEAISVGTRNAAKVLKLPNTGTIAPGQVADLLVLAGNPEKDIKNTRHIVTVYKAGKNIRP is encoded by the coding sequence ATGACAAATACCCTTTCTGCGCTGCTGGTAACAGCTGCCCTGTTATCGGGGACAGCAGCCACCGCGCAGACGATACTGTTAAAAAACGCCACCGTAATAGACGGTACCGGCAGCCGTTCCCGGCAGCATACCGATATCCTGCTACAGGCAGACACCATCGCTGCAGTAGGCCCCCGTCTCAACGCTCCGGGAGCTACAGTGGTAGACCTGAGCGGTAAAACCGTCATGCCCGCGCTGATCAGCGTACATACGCACGTAGGCACGCTCAGGGGCATCACCACCAACGCCGTCAACTACACCCGGGAAAACATACTGCGGCAGCTACAGCAGTATGCCGACTATGGCGTGCTGCATGTGCTAGCCATGGGTACCGACAGGCCCCTGCTGTTTGAAAGCGGCCTGCGCGACTCCTCCGCCACCGGCCAGCTGCCAGGCGCACGCCTGCATTCCGCCGGCTATGGCTTTGGCGTGCCCAATGCCGCACCGCCGGTAGACTATGGCATGGACCTCGTCAACCGGCCTGCTACCGTCGCCGATGTGGCCCCCGCCATGGATAAAGTAGCACAGGTACATCCCGACGTGATAAAACTATGGGTAGATGATTTTGGCGGACGTTTTAAAAAGATGGAACCGGCAGTATACCAGGCAGTCATCTCCGAAGCCCACAAACATGGCATCAGAGCCGCTTCGCATCTGTATTACGCAGCAGACGCACTGCAACTGGCCAACGCCGGCGTGGACATCTTCGCACACAGTATCCGCGATAAAGACATCGACGAACAGCTGCTGCAAACCATGAAGTCAAAAGGTATCGTATACGTCCCTACGCTGTCGCTCGATGAATACGCCTATATCTATGCACGCCAACCCAAATGGCTACACGACGATTTTTTTAAACGTTCACTCGAACCCGGCGTATACGAGATGATCACCTCCCCTGCCTATCAGCAACAGCTGCAGGCCTCTCCCGCCTTCGCCAAAAACAAAGCGGCTTTCGAAACAGCGCTGCGCAACCTGCGTCGCATCTACCGCGCCGGCATTATGGTAGCCATGGGGACCGACTCCGGCGCAACGCCCGTGAGAGCGCAGGGTTTCTCAGAACACCTGGAACTGGAACTGATGGTACAGGCGGGACTAACACCGCTGGAAGCCATCAGCGTGGGCACCCGTAATGCCGCCAAAGTGCTGAAACTGCCGAACACCGGCACCATCGCACCCGGACAGGTAGCTGACCTGCTGGTACTGGCCGGCAACCCGGAGAAAGACATTAAAAACACCCGGCACATCGTGACGGTCTATAAAGCCGGTAAAAACATCCGGCCATAA
- a CDS encoding SDR family oxidoreductase: MTFQNRTIFITGASRGIGEAIALKLAAAGANIVIAAKSTEEDPRLGGTIFSVAEAVEKAGGKALPVKVDIREEDQIQQAVQQAAEKFGGIDVVINNASAIQLTNTEQTPAKRFDLMYDINVRGTFLVTQHCIPYLKKGNNPHILTLSPPVNLSPKWLGPHVAYTISKYNMSMLTLGWAEELKSAGIAANSLWPATTIATAAIKNLLGGEALMKISRKPDIMADAAFYILGKPAASCTGNNFIDEAVLKAEGITDLAHYNVTPGGKLQPDLFL; the protein is encoded by the coding sequence ATGACCTTTCAAAACCGCACTATTTTTATCACCGGCGCCAGCAGAGGCATCGGTGAAGCCATTGCCCTGAAACTGGCCGCCGCCGGCGCCAACATCGTCATCGCCGCAAAAAGCACGGAAGAAGATCCCCGCCTGGGAGGTACCATCTTTTCGGTGGCGGAAGCCGTAGAGAAAGCCGGCGGTAAAGCCCTGCCGGTAAAAGTGGATATCCGTGAAGAAGACCAGATTCAACAGGCCGTGCAGCAGGCGGCTGAAAAATTCGGCGGCATCGATGTGGTCATTAACAACGCTTCGGCCATCCAGTTGACCAACACCGAACAAACGCCGGCCAAACGTTTCGACCTGATGTATGATATCAATGTAAGAGGTACTTTCCTCGTTACCCAGCATTGTATCCCCTATCTCAAAAAAGGCAACAACCCGCATATCCTCACCCTGTCGCCACCGGTGAATCTCTCCCCTAAATGGCTGGGCCCACATGTGGCGTATACCATCAGTAAATACAATATGAGCATGCTTACGCTGGGATGGGCAGAAGAGCTGAAGTCCGCCGGTATTGCTGCCAACTCCCTCTGGCCGGCCACTACCATCGCTACGGCGGCTATCAAAAATCTGCTGGGTGGAGAAGCCCTGATGAAAATAAGCCGCAAACCCGACATCATGGCGGATGCCGCATTTTATATCCTGGGCAAACCTGCCGCGTCCTGCACAGGGAATAACTTTATTGATGAAGCGGTATTAAAAGCAGAGGGGATTACAGATCTGGCGCACTACAACGTGACACCGGGCGGGAAACTGCAGCCGGATTTGTTCCTGTAA